The Aeromicrobium yanjiei DNA segment GAAGCGCTCGATGTCGCCGCCGACGCGGCGCAGGTCGGCCTCGGTGAGCTGGACCGCGCTCTCGGCCAGCAGTCGCCAGCTCGGGCGCAGCGTGCCGTCGGGGGCGACCACCTCGTCGTACCTCGCCTGCCCCCCGGTCAGCGTCGGCTGGGTGACCGTCGTGGCGTAGTCGCGAAGTGCCGTCACTGCGCGGCACCACGGGACGGCGTGACGCGGCGCAGGTCGAGCGTGTGCGGGTACTCGTCGCTGGCCGCCCGGCGGCCGGCCTCCCGCAGCGCCGCGACGTCGAGCCGTCCCGCGGAGTGCCCGAACGGCTCGAACCGGCTGGACCGGCGGGCCTCCGCCTCGCGCGCGTTGATCGGCGGGTGCTCGTGGGCCCGGCCCCCCGGGTGGACGACGTGGTAGGTCGCACCGCCGAGCGAGACCCCCGAGCCGGCGTCGACCACGTCGAACCTCAGCGGCGCGTGCACGCCGATCGACGGGTGCAGCGCGGACGGCGGCTGCCAGGCGCGATAGCGAACCCCGGCGAAGTACTCGCCGGCGACGCCGGTCGGGGTCAGGGGCACGGGGACACCCTGACAGGTCACCAGGTGCTGGTGGGGCTGGACGCCGCGCACCGTGACCTGGAGGCGCTCGACCGACGAGTCGACGTACCGCGCCATGCCGCCGGACGTCGCCTCCTCGCCCAGGACGTGCCACGGCTCGATCGCCGAGCGCAGCTCGAGCTCCACGTCGCCCGCGCGGGCCACACCGATGCGAGGGAACCGGAACTCGGTGAACGGGTCCAGCCAGGACGCCTCGAAGTCGATGCCGTGCTCGCGCAGGTCGGCCACGACCGAGGCGATGTCGCGGATCGCGCCCTGCGGCAGCAGGAAGTCCTCGTGCAGGGCGGTGCCCCAGCGCACCAGAGGTGCTCGGTATGGCTTCTCCCAGAAGCGAGCGATCAAGGAACGCACCAACAGGCTTTGGACGAGTGCCATCTGCGGGTGCGGCGGCATCTCGAAGCCGCGCAGCTCGAGCAGGCCGAGCCGGCCCCGGGAGGAGTCCGGGCTGTACATCTTGTCGACGCAGAACTCGGCGCGGTGCGTGTTGCCCGTGAGGTCCGTCAACAGGTGCCGCAGCGCGCGGTCCACCAGCCACGGCCGGGTCTCCTCGGTCTCGGCGGTCAGCCGGTCGATCTCCTGGAACGCGATCTCCGCCTCGTACAACGACTCGGGGCGGCCCTCGTCGAACCGCGGCGCCTGGCTCGTGGGCCCGATGAACCGGCCCGAGAACAGATACGACAGCGACGGGTGCCGTTGCCAGTACGTGATGAGGCTGACCAGCAGGTCAGGACGCCGCAGCATCGGCGATGCCGCCGCCTCGTGGCCGCCGAGGGTGATGTGGTTGCCCCCACCGGTGCCCGTGTGGACGCCGTCGAGGTCGAACTTCTCGGTCGTGAGCCGGGCCCGTCGCGCGATGTCGTACAGGGTCGTGGTGAGGTCGCGCAGCTCGGACCACGACGCCGTCGGGTGCACGTTGACCTCGATCACGCCGGGGTCGCTGGCCACCACGAGCTGGGTCAGGCGGGGATCTGGCGGCGGGCCGTAGCCCTCGATGACGACTCGCTGGCCGAGCCTCGTCGCGGCCGTGTCGATCACGTGCAGCAGGTCCGCGTAGTCCTCGAGGCGCTCGGTCGGCGGGAGGAAGACGTGCACGAAGCCCGCGCGCGCCTCGACGGTCAGTGCCGTCGTCGGCTCCTTGACCGGGTCGACGACGGGGACGGACGGGATGCGCGGGTCGAGGCGAGGGCCGGCCTCGACGTACGACGCGTCGCCGGACGCACGCGGGTCCTCCCACGTGATCGACGACAAGGGCAGGCGCAGGCCGATCGCGGAGGTGCCCGGCAGCAGCACGATGCGTCCGCGGCGAAGGGACCAGTCAGGACTCGTCCACTCCTCCCCCGTGACCAGCGGGAGCACCCAGCCGGTCGGCTCGGTCACCTGTGCGTCGAGCTCCGCCGCGAGATCGGGCGTCGGGGCGAGGGGATCGAGGCCGGGGCGATCGCCGTCGGGCCGGCGCAGGTCGTTGACGAGATCGGTGAGCGGGTCCTCGTACGCTCCGCGGAGCTGCTCGGGCGGCAGGCCCAGCAGGCGGGTGACCTCGCCGGCGAGGGCCGCGGCGCGTACCGGGGCGTCGTCCTCGGCCGAGGACTCGTCCCACGGGTCGGCGAGCAGAGCGGGATCGGACCACAGGCTCTCGCCGTCGCCGCGCCACTGCAGGGCGATCTGCCAGCGCGGCAGCTCCTCGCCGGGATACCACTTGCCCTCACCGCGATGCACCACGCCGCCACCTGCGTACACCTCGCGCAGCCGCTCGGCCAGCTCGCTGGCCTTGACGCGCTTGGCGGGTCCGTCGGCCTGCGTGTTCCACTGCGGTGAGGTCACGTCGTCGAGGCCCACGAACGTCGGCTCACCGCCCTGGGTCAGACGCACGTCGCCGGCCTCGAGGCGTACGTCGATCGCCTCGCCCAGGTCGTCGATGCGTTGCCACTCGGCGTCCGTATAGGGCTTCGTGACGCGGGGGTCCTCGTGGATGCGGCTGACCGTGTTGTGGAACGAGAAGTCCACGCCCGCCCGCTCCATCAGCATGCCGGAGATCGGCGCTGCCGACGACGGGTGCGGCGTGGCCGACAGGGGGATGTGCCCCTCGCCGGCGAACAGCGACGACGTGGGGTCCAGGCCGATCCAGCCGGCGCCCGGGACGAAGACCTCGGCCCACGCGTGCAGATCGGTGAAGTCCTCGGTCGGGCCGCTCGGGCCGTCGAGGGCCTCGGTGTCGGAGGCGAGCTGGACCAGGTAGCCCGACACGAAGCGGGCCGCGAGGCCGTACTGCCGCAGCAGCGAGACCAGCAGCCACGAGCTGTCACGGCACGAGCCGATGCCGCGGCGCAGGGTCTCGTCGGGGCTCTGGACGCCCGCCTCCATGCGCACCGAGTAGCCGACTGCGCGATAGACCGCCGCGTTGAGCTGCACGAGGAACGGCACCATGGCCATCCCGTCCTCGGGCAGGTCGGGGAGCGTCTGCTTGAACTCGGTCACGAGCGGGCCGGGGGCGTCGGCGTCCGCCTCGCCCACCGGTCGCAGGTACGGAGCGAGATCCGCCGCGAGCGACGGCTCGTACGAGAAGGGGTACGTCTCGGCGTACTCCTCGATGAAGAAGTCGAACGGGTTCACGACCATCATGTCGGCGACCAGACCGACAGTGATGTCGAGGGTCGAGACCTTCTCGGGGAAGACCAGGCGCGCGAGCCAGTTGCCGAACGGGTCCTGCTGCCAGTTGACGAAGTGATTCGCGGGGCTGACCGTCAGCGAGTACGCCTCGATCGGCGTCCGGCTGTGCGGTGCGGGCCGCAGTCGGACGACATGGGGACCCAGCTCGACCGGTCGCTCGAACTCGTACGTGGTGCGGTGCTCCAGGGCGACCTTGATCGACATGCCTCAAGGGTGCCCGGGCGGCTCGGCGCGCACTCCACCGGGCTCCACCCCCGCCCACGAGTCACGCACGGACGCCGACGAGTCACCTGCAACCGCTGACGAGTCGCGTACGGACGGTCGCGAGTCACGCACGGAAGGCGACGAGTCACGTACGGGGGCGCGTCTCCCACGTAGGTGACTCGTCAGCGTCCGTGCGTGACTCGTCAGCGTCCGTGCGCGACTCGTCAGCGGTTGTGCGCGACTCGTCGGCGGATGGGGTCAGGTGACGTCGACGAGCTTGTAGAGGATCAGCCAGGCGATGGGGGCCACCGCGATCAGGGAGTCCAGCCGGTCCATCAGGCCGCCGTGGCCCGGGAGCAGGTCGCCCATGTCCTTGATGCCGAGATCGCGCTTGATCAGCGACTCCGACAGGTCGCCCAGCGTCGCGAAGACCACGCCGGCGACGCCGAGGATGATCCCGACCCACCAGTCGCCGTCGAGCGCGTAGACGACCGTCGCGATGCCCGTGCCGATGCCGAACAGCAGCGACCCGGCGAAGCCCTCCCACGACTTCTTCGGGCTGATCGTGGGCGCCATCGGGTGCTTGCCGAACAGGACGCCGGCGATGTAGCCGCCGATGTCGGACGCGATCGTCGCGATGATGAAGGCCACGATGCGCCACGGACCGTCGTCCTCCTTCAGCATGAGCAGCACGAACGTGCCCATCAGGAAGAGGTAGGACAGGCTGAAGATGCCCGCACCGACGTCGCGGACGAAGCCGTCCGCGCCCTCGGTCAGGCGCCAGACCATCGTGCCGATCACGGTCAGGGCCATCGCGATCGCGGCGGTCTCCATGCCGCCCCAGTAGCTGCCCACGAGCATCGCGACGCCACCGACGGCCACCGGGACGACCGGCAGCCTGATCCCGGCGGTCGAGAACGCGCGGGTGAGCTCGTACAGGCCGATCAGCAGGGCCACCGCCACGACGGCGATGAACGCCTCCTTGACCAGGGCCAGCGACAGCACGACCATCGCCAGCAGGCCGACGCCCACCGCTATCGAGGCAGGAAGGTTGCGCCCGGCCCGGCTGGTCTTGAGGGACTCCGCAGGAGTCTCCTCGGGAGACTCAGACCTCAAGGAGCTCTGCTTCTTTGTTCTTCAGCAGCTCGTCGATCGCCTCGACATGCTTCTTGGTCAGCGCATCGAGGCGCTTCTCGGCGCCGGTGTTGTCGTCCTTGCTGATCTCGGAGTCCTTCTCGGCCTTGTCGAGCGCCTGCTTGGCGTTGCGACGCGCACCGCGGACCGCGATGCGTCCGTCCTCGGCCTTGGACTTGGCGAGCTTGACGTACTCCTTGCGCCGCTCCTCGGTCAGCTCGGGCAGCGTGATCCGCAGGACCTTGCCGTCGTCGCTGGGGTTCACGCCGAGGTCGGACTCACGAATGGCCTTCTCGATCGCGGGCTTCGCGCCGGCGTCGTAGGGCTGGATGATGACGGTCCGCGGCTCGGGGACCTGGAAGCCCGCGAGCTGGTTGAGGGGGGTCTGCTGGCCGTAGTACTCGGCGGTGATCTGCGCGAACATCGCAGGATGCGCACGACCGGTGCGGATCGCGGCGAACTCGTCGCGGGCGTGCTCGACAGCCTTGCCCATCTTGCTGTCGGCGTCACGCAGGGTCTGGTCAATCACGATGCTCTCCTTGGATGCGTGCTCGCCTAGACAGCGTGCACGAGTGTTCCGATCTTCTCACCGCGCAGGACTCGCGCAATGTTGCCCTCGCCCTCCATGCCGAACACGATCATCGGCAGCCGGTTCTCCATGCACAAGGCGAACGCCGCGGCGTCGACGACCTTGAGCCCCATGCGCAGGGCCTCCTCGAACGTCACGCTGTCGTACTTGACCGCGGTGGGGTCCGTGCGCGGGTCGGCGGAGTAGACCCCGTCGACACCGCTCTTGGACATCAGCACCGCGTCGGCCTTGATCTCCAGCGCGCGCTGCGCCGAGACCGTGTCGGTCGAGAAGTAGGGCATGCCTGCGCCGGCGCCGAAGATCACGACGCGGCCCTTCTCGAGGTGCCGCATCGCGCGCCGCGGGATGTACGGCTCAGCGACCTGACCCATCGTGATCGCGGACTGCACCCGCGTCTCGATGCCCTGCTTCTCGATGAAGTCCTGCAGGGCGAGGCTGTTCATCACGGTGCCCAGCATGCCGATGTAGTCGGCGCGCGAGCGCTCCATGCCGCGCTGGCTCAGCTCGGCGCCACGGAAGAAGTTGCCGCCGCCGACCACGATCGCGACCTCGACGCCCTCGGACACCGCCTCGGCGATCTGCTTGGCGATGCCGTTGACGACATCGGGGTCGATGCCGATCTGGCCGCCGCCGAAGACCTCTCCCGAGAGCTTCAGCAGGACGCGCTTCAACCCGTGACCGGAGGCCGGACCGTCGACGTGCTCAGCAGTGGTCACGAATCCGGCCTCTCGATCAGCGGTTTGAAGGGGGTGTTGCTGGTGCTCAGGCGCCGATCTCGATGTGGGCGAAACGCTTGAGCGTCACGCCGGCCTCATCGAGGAGTGCCTTCACGGTCTTCTTGTTGTCCTGCACCGACGCCTGCTCAAGCAGGACCTGCTCCTTGAAGAAGCCGTTGAGGCGACCCTCGGTGATCTTGGCGATCGCCTGCTCGGGCTTGCCCTCCTCGCGCGCGGTCGCCTCGGCGATCTCGCGCTCCTTGGCGACGATCTCCGCGGGGACGTCCTCGCGCGTGAGGTAGCGCGGTCGCATGGCGGCGATCTGCATCGCGACGCCGCGGGCGACGTCGTGGCTGTCGCCCTCGAACTCGACGAGGACGCCGACGGCCGGCGGCAGGTCGCTCGCACGACGGTGCATGTACGTCGCGACGTTGCCGTCGAAGCTGGCCACACGGCCGAGCTCGATCTTCTCGCCGATGACGACTGCGAGGTCGGCGACGGCCTCGGAGACGGTCTTGCCGTTCTCGAGCTTGGCGCTCGCGAACTCCGCCGCGTCGGCCGGCTTCACCTGGTCGGCGAGGACCGCGAGGTCCTCGGCGAGCTGGATGAACTGCTCGTTCTTGGCGACGAAGTCGGTCTCGGAGTTCAGCTCGACGATCGCGCTGCCGTAGTTGGCGACGAGGCCGGAGGTGGCCTCCCGCTCGGCGCCGCGCTTGGCGGCCTTGGCGGCGCCCGAGATGCGGAGCACCTCGATCGCCTTCTCGAAGTCGCCGTCGGCCTCGGTGAGCGCCTTCTTGGCGTCCATCATGCCCGCGCCGGTGGCGTCGCGGAGCCTCTTGACCTCAGTGGCAGTGATAGCCATGTGTGATTCCTTTGCGAATGTCTGTGCAGATCAGGGGGACGAACGCCGACGTCACGCGGAAGGCGTGGCGTCCTTCTCGGCGACGGCCGGATCGACGGCGACGTCGACCTTGTCGGCGCCCGGAGCAGCGGCCTCGGCAGCGCCGGGGGTCTCGTCCGCGGGAGCGTCGGTCGGAGCCGGCGTCTCAGCCGCGGCCTCGGTCGCAGCGGCAGGAGCCTCGGCAGCCTTCGCAGCGGCGTCGGCGTCCTTCTTCTCCAGCAGCTCGCGCTCCCAGTCGGCCAAGGGCTCCTCGGCACCGAGCTCGGCGCCGGGCTCTTCCTGGCCCGTCTTGGCACCACCGCGGGCGATGAGGCCCTCGGCGACGGCGTCGGCGATGACCCGGGTCAGCAGGCCGACGGAACGGATCGCGTCGTCGTTGCCGGGGATCGGGAAGTCGACGTCGTCGGGATCGCAGTTGGTGTCCAGGATCGCGATGATCGGGATGTTCAGCTTCTTGGCCTCGTCGACCGCGAGGTGCTCCTTCTTCGTGTCGACGATCCACACGGCGGACGGCGTGCGGCCCATGTCACGGATGCCGCCGAGGGTGCGCGAGAGCTTCGCGTACTCGCGGCTCATGCCGAGGAGCTCCTTCTTCGTGCGGTTCGAGCCCGCGACGTCGTCGAAGTCGATCTCCTCGAGCTCCTTCATGCGCTGCAGGCGCTGGTGCATCGTCTGGAAGTTGGTGAGCATGCCGCCGAGCCAACGCTGGTTGACGTAGGGCATGCCGACGCGCTTGGCCTGCTCCTCGATCGGCTCCTGCGCCTGGCGCTTGGTGCCGACGAACAGGATCGTTCCGCCGCGGGCGACGGTGTTCTTGACGAACTCGTACCCGGCGTCGATGTAGGCCAGCGACTGCTGGAGGTCGATGATGTAGATGCCGTTGCGCTCGGTGAAGATGAAACGCTTCATCTTGGGGTTCCAACGACGGGTCTGGTGCCCGAAGTGAACGCCGCTCTCGAGCAGCTGGCGCATGGTGACGACGGCCATGGTCGTATCTCCTTGTGGCACACGTGTGCCGGTCCTGGTTTGACTCACCGCCGGGCGGCGGTGACCTGGCGCCTGCCACATGACGTGGGCCAACCGTCCAGAAGACCGGACGGACCAGGACCACATCCGTATTCAGCTCTCGCGTCATACGGAGGACAGGCGCGCGAATTTCACTTCGACGAAGTGAGTGTGCCCAGTCTAGGGCACCGGACCCCCCGGCACGAAATCCACAGGCGGGCGATCCGACGTGGTTGTCCCCACCCCGTGGCCGAGGGGATGTGCGGGCGGCTCCGCGGGTCTTGGCTGGCCCCATGGGCCGCCCTCTCGCACTCGTTCCGCTCGTCCTGCTGCTCCTGCCGATGGCGGCGGGTCCCGGCTCCCCCGAGAGCTGGTCGTGGCCGCTGGACGACCACGCGGTGGGCGAGAAGTTCGATCCGCCGGCCGATCGTTACGGCGCAGGTCACCGCGGCATCGATCTCCACGGATCGGTGGGTGACAGCGTCCGGGCGGTCGCCCCGGGTCGGGTCGTCTTCGCCGGCCAGGTGGGCGGCGTGCCGGTCATCTCGATCGACCACGGCGGCGAGCGCTCGACCTACCAGCCCGTACGGGCGCGGGTCCGCAAGGGAGACGCGGTGCGGGCCGGAGAGGTCGTCGGCACGCTGCTCGGCACCCGCAGCCACTGCCCCGGGCCGTGCCTGCACCTCGGCCGCCGGGTGGGCCGCGACCACCTCGACCCGCTGGACCTGCTGGGCACCGGACGGTTCCGGCTCATCAGCCCGGACGGTCCTGCCCCGCAGCCGCCCGCCGGGGTCGACGGTGACCTGCGGCGTCCTGTCGGTGGACCGATCACCTCACCCTTCGGCATGCGGGTCCACCCCCTCACCGGGGTGCGCAAGCTGCACGACGGCACCGACTTCGGCGTGCCGTGCGGCACCCCGGTGCACGCATCGGGCGCCGGCACGGTCGTCGAGACCGGGTACGCCGGCGCGTACGGCACGCGGGTCGTCGTCCGCCACTCCCCCGGCCTCGAGACGACCTACAACCACCTCAGCGTCGTCTCGGTCTCGGCCGGACAACGCGTCCATCCGGGCCAGACCATCGCCCGCTCCGGCACCACGGGGTTGTCGACCGGCTGTCACCTGCACCTCATGGTCGTGGAGGGCGGCAGGCCCGTGGATCCGATGCCACGGCTGTGACGGGAGCTCAGGACCATACCGGCAGGATGTTCCTCATGGATCCCCTCTTCACCCTCCCCAAGGCCGAGCTCCACCTGCACATCGAGGGAACTCTCGAGCCGGAGCTGGTGTTCGCGCTCGCCCGCCGCAACAAGCTCGCCGTCCCGTTCCCCGACGTGGAGTCGCTGAGGGCGGCCTACCAGTTCGACGACCTCGTCTCGTTCCTCGGTCTCTACTACTCGTGCATGGACGTGCTGCGCACCGAGGAGGACTTCGCCGACCTGGTCACGGAGTACGCCGATCGCGCTGCCGCCCAGGGGGTGCGGCACGTCGAGATGTTCTTCGACCCGCAGGCGCACACGTCCCGGGGGATCCCGCTCGACGTCGTGATGGCAGGGCTGACCCTGGGCGTCGAGCGCGCACGGGCCACCCACGGCATGTCCACGGGCCTCATCGCGTGCTTCCTGCGCGACCGCCCGGTCGTCGAGGCGCACCAGACCCTCGAGGCGCTCGCGCCGCACGCGGACGCGCTGCTCGGCGTCGGCCTGGACTCCGCCGAGGTCGGCTACCCGCCGTCGCTGTTCACCGACGTCTTCCGGGAGGCTCGCGGCCTCGGCCTGCGGGTCGTGGCACACGCTGGCGAGGAGGGACCCCCGTCGTACGTCTGGGAGGCGCTCGACCTGCTCGGGGTCGAGCGCATCGACCACGGGGTCCGGGTGCTGGAGGACGAGGCGCTGGTCCGCCGCATGGCGGTCGAGCGCATGCCGCTCACCGTCTGCCCGCTGTCCAACGTCCGGCTGCGCGTGGTCCCCGACGTGGCCTCGCACGCCCTGCCGGCCCTGCTCTCCGCCGGGCTGGTCGCCACGGTCAACTCCGACGACCCCGCCTACTTCGGCGGCTACGTCGGCGACAACTTCGTGGCGCTGTCGCGCGATCTCGGCATCGACCGGGACGGCTGCGCGCTGCTGGCCCGCAACTCGTTCCTCGCCTCGTTCATCGACGAGGACCGGCGCAAGGAGCTCTTGGTCGAGGTCGACCAGTGGGAGCGCGACGTCCGTGAGGTCATGCCCTCGGGTGGGCGAGCCTGAACGCGCTGCGGAGGCGCTCGTTGCTGACGTGCGTGTAGATCTGGGTCGTGCCGAGCGAGGCGTGGCCGAGGATCTCCTGCACGCTGCGCAGATCGGCGCCGCCCTCGAGCAGGTGGGTGGCGGCGGTGTGGCGCAGACCGTGCGGCCCCAGGTCGGGCGCCCCGTCGACCGCGGCGAGGCGCTCGTGCACGATCCGACGCACCGCACGCTGGTCGATGCGGCCCCCACGAGCACCGAGGAACACCGCGGCGCCGCTGGACTCGGTCGCGAGCTCCGGGCGACCTCGCTCCAGCCAGAGCTCGACCGCGTCGGACGCCGGCAGGCCATACGGGACTGAGCGCTCCTTGCGGCCCTTGCCCAGGACGCGGACGACGCGGCGCTCGCGGTCGAGGTCGTCCACGTCGAGACCGACGAGCTCCCCCACCCGGATCCCGGTGGCGTAGAGGAGCTCGAGGATCGCGAGGTCGCGCAGGCCCCGGGCCCCGTCGTCGACCAGGGCGTCGGTCGTGGCGTCGAGCAGACCCCGCACCTCTGTCTCGCTCAGGGCGACGGGCAGCTCGCGGTGCGACTTGGGGTTGACCAGCAGAGCCCCTGCGTCGGAGTCCGCCCGTCCTGTGCGGGCCAGCCAGGTCGTGAAGACCCGGGCGGACGTCGCCCGACGTGCGAGCGTCGTGCGCGCCTTGCCCATCGTCTGCAGGTGGGCGAGCCAGCTGCGCAGGGTGCGGATCGTCAGCTGGGCGGGGTCGTCGACGCCGAGACGACCTGCGTGGGAGGCCAGGCTCTGCAGGTCGGTGAGGTAGGCGCGCACCGAGTGGACCGAGAGGTCACGCTCGGCCCGGAGGTGCTGCTCGTACGCGGCGAGGACGCCCGACCATGCCTCGGTCAGCTCGTCCGGTGTCTCGGAGGTCATCGGCTCCAGTCTCCAGCGCGGCCGCGCTCAGCCGGTGTCGGCGCGCCGGACCAGGACCCAGCCGTCGCTCGTCCGGGAGGCCAGGCCGAGCCCCTCCAGCCGGTCGAGCGCCGCGTGCACCTCGTGCCCCGTGAGGCGCACCGCGGTCGCGATCTGCCCGGGGGTCCGCGCGTCCCGCCAGTCGAGCCCCTCGAGGGCCGATCGCATCGCCGGGGACAACGCGTCGAAGGCCGTGGTCGGCCCCTCGACCTGCGACACCTCCGCGCCGAGACCGCCGAGCTCCTCCAGGACGTCCTGGCCGGACGTCACGAGCACGGCCTTGCCCTCGCGGAGGGCCACGTGCACCCCGCCGGAGGACTGCGACGTCACGGGGCCGGGGACGCCCATCGTGGTGCGACCCAGCTGATCGGCCCAGTTGAGCGTGTTGAGCGAGCCGCTGCGCACGGCGGCCTCCACCACGACCGTGCCACGGCTGAGGCCGGCGATGATCCGGTTGCGGGACAGGAACCGGCCCTTCAACGGCGTCTCCCCCGGCGCCTGCTCGCTGATCACGAGGCCGTCCTCGGCGATGCGCGCGAGGAGCGCGGAGTGGGAACGCGGGTAGTCGACGTCCGCGCCGCACGCGAGCACCGCCACCGTGGGTCGTCCAAGGGCCAGCGCGCCGCGATGGGCGCAGCCGTCGATGCCGTAGGCCGCCCCGCTCGTCACGGTCCACCCCGCGTCGGTCAGGTCCGCGCCCAGGTCGGAGGCGACCTCGGCCCCGTACGTCGTGCAGTCACGCGCGCCGACGATCGCGACCGCCTGGTCGCAGAGCGCTCGCAGGCTCCCCTTCCCGCGGACCCACAGACCGAGCGGCGCACCTGCGGTGCCCTGGAGCGACAGCACGTGGTCGAGGTCCGCGAGGGACGTCGGCCAGTCGCCGTCGCCCGGACAGACCCATCGCAGGCCCGTCGACTCCGCGCGGGCCATCGCGCGGTCGACTCGGTCGGCCAGGTCGCGGGCCCGCTCGGTCCAGGCCTCGGGGAGGTGCTCGTCGGGCAGCTGGACCTCTCCGCGCACCGCGCTCAGCACCCGGCCCGGGTCGTGGACCCGCAGCAGATCGCGCAGGCGTACGTCGCCCGGCTCCACGACCAGGCTCAGCGCCAGACGCTCCTGCCGGGTCATGAGGCCTGCACCAGGTCGCGGAGCGAACCCCCGAGGGCAGTGCCCCGGCGCAGCGACAGCGCCGACTCGACGTCGTCGCCCCGCGGGACGTCGTGGCCGTTGAGGTCGGCCACGCTCCAGGCGAGTCGCAGGATGCGGTCGGCGGAGCGGGCGTTGAGCTTGTTGGTGCGCAGCTGCTGGTCCATCAGCACCCGGCCCTGGTCGCTGACCGGCCAGCTCTTGCGCAGCTCCACACCCGGCACCTCGCTGTTGAGGCGCCACGGCGTCTCCCGCAGCCGACTCCCCTGCCGATCGCGCGCCTCCAGCACGACGGCTGCGAGATCTCGTGTGGAGCGGGCCCCACCCAGGGCCGACACCACGTCGGGCCGGGACAGCGAGGGCAGGGACCGGTGGATGTCGATGCGGTCGCGAATGGGCCCCGACAGCCGGTCCGCGTAGCGCCGGCGCATCAGCGGCGTGCACCGACACTGATCGGCCACCGCAGAGCTGAGACCGCACGGACAGGGATTCGCAGCCAGGACGAGCTGGAAGCGAGCCGGATAGGCCGCTGTCATGGCGGCCCTGGAGACCACGACGCGACCGCTCTCGAGCGGTTGACGCAGGGCCTCCAGCACGTTGGACGCGAACTCGGGTGCCTCGTCGAGGAACAGGACGCCGTGGTGCGCGAGGCTCAGCGCCCCGGGGCGGATCACGCGACTGCCTCCGCCGACGATCGAGACCGCGCTGGCCGTGTGATGCGGGTCGAGGAACGGCGGCCGGGTCAGCAGCGGCGCGTCGCTGGGCAGGACTCCCGCGACCGAGTGCACCGCGCTGACCGCGAGCGACTGCTCGCGGGTCAGGTCCGGCAGCAGCCCCGGGAGCCGTTGGGCGAGCATCGTCTTGCCGATCCCCGGCGGACCGGTCATCAAGAGGTGGTGGCCACCCGCGGCGGCGACCAGCAGCGCCATGCGCGAGTCCTCCTGGCCGGAGATGTCGGCCAGGTCGAGGTGGGCCAGGCGATCGGCCGACGTCCAGGAGATCGACGGGGTGTCGTCGAGCGGCGGCACGGGCGGGTCGTCCGGCTGCTGCTCCCCCGTCAGCAGCGCGACGGCCTGCCGCAACGATCGGACACCCACGACATCGATGCCCGGGACCAGCTCGGCCTCGGGCACGTTGACCTCCGGGACGAACACCCGCTCATAGCCGGCCTCCGCAGCGGCGAGGGTCGCCGGCAGGACGCCGCGGATCGCGCGCAGCCGTCCGTCGAGGGCAAGCTCACCGAGGAACACCGAGCCGCTCAGGCGATCGGCCGGCACCAACGACTTCGCCGCGAACACCGCCAGCGCGATGGCCAGGTCGTAGTGCGAGCCGGTCTTGGGCAACGTCGACGGTGCGAGGTTGA contains these protein-coding regions:
- a CDS encoding peptidoglycan DD-metalloendopeptidase family protein, which codes for MGRPLALVPLVLLLLPMAAGPGSPESWSWPLDDHAVGEKFDPPADRYGAGHRGIDLHGSVGDSVRAVAPGRVVFAGQVGGVPVISIDHGGERSTYQPVRARVRKGDAVRAGEVVGTLLGTRSHCPGPCLHLGRRVGRDHLDPLDLLGTGRFRLISPDGPAPQPPAGVDGDLRRPVGGPITSPFGMRVHPLTGVRKLHDGTDFGVPCGTPVHASGAGTVVETGYAGAYGTRVVVRHSPGLETTYNHLSVVSVSAGQRVHPGQTIARSGTTGLSTGCHLHLMVVEGGRPVDPMPRL
- a CDS encoding YifB family Mg chelatase-like AAA ATPase, which translates into the protein MAAATHSVTLDGLSGRPIEVEVDIGGGLPTTVLVGLADTMVNEARDRCRSAVSNSGTTWPDQRVTINLAPSTLPKTGSHYDLAIALAVFAAKSLVPADRLSGSVFLGELALDGRLRAIRGVLPATLAAAEAGYERVFVPEVNVPEAELVPGIDVVGVRSLRQAVALLTGEQQPDDPPVPPLDDTPSISWTSADRLAHLDLADISGQEDSRMALLVAAAGGHHLLMTGPPGIGKTMLAQRLPGLLPDLTREQSLAVSAVHSVAGVLPSDAPLLTRPPFLDPHHTASAVSIVGGGSRVIRPGALSLAHHGVLFLDEAPEFASNVLEALRQPLESGRVVVSRAAMTAAYPARFQLVLAANPCPCGLSSAVADQCRCTPLMRRRYADRLSGPIRDRIDIHRSLPSLSRPDVVSALGGARSTRDLAAVVLEARDRQGSRLRETPWRLNSEVPGVELRKSWPVSDQGRVLMDQQLRTNKLNARSADRILRLAWSVADLNGHDVPRGDDVESALSLRRGTALGGSLRDLVQAS
- the dprA gene encoding DNA-processing protein DprA — protein: MTRQERLALSLVVEPGDVRLRDLLRVHDPGRVLSAVRGEVQLPDEHLPEAWTERARDLADRVDRAMARAESTGLRWVCPGDGDWPTSLADLDHVLSLQGTAGAPLGLWVRGKGSLRALCDQAVAIVGARDCTTYGAEVASDLGADLTDAGWTVTSGAAYGIDGCAHRGALALGRPTVAVLACGADVDYPRSHSALLARIAEDGLVISEQAPGETPLKGRFLSRNRIIAGLSRGTVVVEAAVRSGSLNTLNWADQLGRTTMGVPGPVTSQSSGGVHVALREGKAVLVTSGQDVLEELGGLGAEVSQVEGPTTAFDALSPAMRSALEGLDWRDARTPGQIATAVRLTGHEVHAALDRLEGLGLASRTSDGWVLVRRADTG
- the rpsB gene encoding 30S ribosomal protein S2, whose amino-acid sequence is MAVVTMRQLLESGVHFGHQTRRWNPKMKRFIFTERNGIYIIDLQQSLAYIDAGYEFVKNTVARGGTILFVGTKRQAQEPIEEQAKRVGMPYVNQRWLGGMLTNFQTMHQRLQRMKELEEIDFDDVAGSNRTKKELLGMSREYAKLSRTLGGIRDMGRTPSAVWIVDTKKEHLAVDEAKKLNIPIIAILDTNCDPDDVDFPIPGNDDAIRSVGLLTRVIADAVAEGLIARGGAKTGQEEPGAELGAEEPLADWERELLEKKDADAAAKAAEAPAAATEAAAETPAPTDAPADETPGAAEAAAPGADKVDVAVDPAVAEKDATPSA
- a CDS encoding tyrosine recombinase XerC gives rise to the protein MTSETPDELTEAWSGVLAAYEQHLRAERDLSVHSVRAYLTDLQSLASHAGRLGVDDPAQLTIRTLRSWLAHLQTMGKARTTLARRATSARVFTTWLARTGRADSDAGALLVNPKSHRELPVALSETEVRGLLDATTDALVDDGARGLRDLAILELLYATGIRVGELVGLDVDDLDRERRVVRVLGKGRKERSVPYGLPASDAVELWLERGRPELATESSGAAVFLGARGGRIDQRAVRRIVHERLAAVDGAPDLGPHGLRHTAATHLLEGGADLRSVQEILGHASLGTTQIYTHVSNERLRSAFRLAHPRA
- a CDS encoding adenosine deaminase yields the protein MDPLFTLPKAELHLHIEGTLEPELVFALARRNKLAVPFPDVESLRAAYQFDDLVSFLGLYYSCMDVLRTEEDFADLVTEYADRAAAQGVRHVEMFFDPQAHTSRGIPLDVVMAGLTLGVERARATHGMSTGLIACFLRDRPVVEAHQTLEALAPHADALLGVGLDSAEVGYPPSLFTDVFREARGLGLRVVAHAGEEGPPSYVWEALDLLGVERIDHGVRVLEDEALVRRMAVERMPLTVCPLSNVRLRVVPDVASHALPALLSAGLVATVNSDDPAYFGGYVGDNFVALSRDLGIDRDGCALLARNSFLASFIDEDRRKELLVEVDQWERDVREVMPSGGRA